DNA from Flavobacterium aestivum:
GAACTTTATAATAAAGAGCAATACGATGATGCACTTTTGACAGTCAATAAGTCTATAGTAATGAATACTCAAAATCCTGAATATCATCAATTAAAAGCGCTTTGTTTGGCTCATTTAAAACAATACAAAGAATCTACGGATGAAATAAAGTATGCACTTGAAATGGATCGAGCTAATCCTGAATTCTATGAGATGATGGCCAATAATTATTATTTTTTGAACGATAATGAAAATGCGATAAAGAACTACGAAAAGGCAATTCAATATGACAGGGACATCATCGTTAGAATTTACCATAATTATATAAGATGCCTAATTGAAGTCCCTAATCCGCAAAAAGCTATAGAAATTTACAAACTCTATCATTATCGCTTAGGTAGCCCAGATGGCTATGGAGATGATTTTGGTGATTTTGCTAATGACTTAGTTTTCTATGCAGGTCAGGCATATCAGCAAATAGAAGATTGGAAAACTGCTCTTGAAATTTATGACAGGCTAATTGTTAAGTCCCCTGATGTTTATGGATATCGTGCACAAAGAGGAAGACTTTATCAGCAAAAAGGAGAATTTTCAGCAGCTATCAAAGACTATGAAGTAGCACTAAAACTAGATCCAAACGAGAGCATTTTATTAACAAATCTGGCACTAATTTATCAGCAACTTCATGATTATAAAAAGGCAGAAGCTGCTTATAATGAATATCTAAGTAAAAATACTGGTGATAGTATGCAAATGAGTAACTACGGATATCTTTTGCTGGATGAAGAGCTTTACAAAGAGGCACAGGCCAAATTTGAAGCGTCTTTCAAGATCGATGACAAGAATATAGATACTCACATCGGACGAATACTCACAGCTCATCTGCTTGGAGAAAACAAAAAAAAGAAACGGTTCATAGAAGATGCAAAATCACAGTTTCCTGAAATTGTGATTAACGCAGAAACCTTGAACACACTAATAAAAACGGGTAACTATTACTATTCTGATAAAATTATAATCATTTGGAAAGATGCAATTAATTAAGATTTCAATATATTTATTTGCACTTGTGGCTTTCTCTAATACCTGTTTTGCGGGAGAATTTTCAGCTTGGGAGGATGCTACTCCTTATGGAAACAAACTCTACCATGACGGTGGAATCGGCAGAATCGTAGAGCTTACTATAGATGATTCAAGTGTTTGGTTTAATGAGTTTTATTTCTACAAAGGTCATACAATTGCAAAAGGAAAGGAGATATTCTATATTATTAATGAAAAAACAAATAAGATAGAAGAGTTTCATAACGAGCAGGCTTTCAAAAAGGCACTGACAGAAAAAAAGCTAAACCCGATTTTCATAACCAGATGGTATGATGATGACTATGGAATAGATAAATTTTGGGTTCCAATCTCAATGATATTGTTGCCTTTTCCTTTCATAATGCCCATTATTTGGTTGATCTGTTTAATTAGTTTATTCACAGAATTAAATAAAATGCTTTTGCTCAGGAAAATAATAGTCTGGGGATATCCAATAATTGCTCTCTTAGTGCTGATTATTTATAATCTACCACAAAGTTTTTAATATCTCAAAGTTTTTAATACAGTAATGCCATTTAAATATTTAATTATTAACTGTTAATTGCTAAAAAAATCTGACCAACTATGAAATCACAGCCAATACCGCTTAAAGAGAAAATTTTCATATTCTTACTAATGTTTGTAAGTTCTTGCGAAATAATGTATTGCATAGCAAGTCAATATCTGTATGGCAAATCCAATACCACCTTGCTAATAATTATGATTTGCTTTCTGGCTGTATCTATAGCTTCCTTTCAGAGAAAAAAAATTATTGACAAACTACAGAAATAATAACGAGGCATTATGAAATCAAAATATCTCATTTTTGTTTTGCTACTGATTGTATCATGCAAAGAATCGAAAAAAGCTGAAACTTCATTAGTTCAGCAAAATAAGAGGCCTAATACTAAGGAAAATGTAAGCATTAATAAAGAAGAAAAACTTAAAAGTGATAGCAAAATTGTAGAGATTGGCTATCAGGAAAAATTAGACGGTCTGCCACACTTTGAACTGGATAGCATTGATGAAGCAGAATATGACAGAATCCCTTTGAGTAATAGTTTCAAAAAAAATAAAATTGAGAGCAACAAAGACTTTTTTTACATACAGGGAGCAAAACAAAAATATGAATTCAAAAAATATCGAGACTACAAAGGAGATGAAGGCTGGAGCGGTTTTCAATATTTTGGACACTGTGCAAGTCTAAATCTCGTTGCTATACAAGAACTTTCCACGGCAGATCATTTGGGTTTTTCAGAAATGAAATTACTGGATGCATCAAACGATTTTCAATATAAAATCATTTCCTTGGGAGATTCCAGTGTTTCAGTTCCTGAGCTGTCACCAGATGGCAAATACATAGTTTACTTTCAAAATCCAGAATACGAATCAGGAGACCTCTCAATTGTAATTCTAGAAGTAAGCGATAAAATTGATCCAACTAAATTTTTAACAGAATATAAAAGCTGCTTTTCAAAAAAAGGAGATTCTATTGAGGAAATAAAATGGAAAAGCAATAATGTGTTTTATATAAAAGCTTTCAAATCAGTCGGCTTTGACCAGAATGGAAAAGAGTTAAGAGATTATTTTTATTACAAAGCCGAAATTTAA
Protein-coding regions in this window:
- a CDS encoding tetratricopeptide repeat protein — protein: MFLTLTSLASTGQEKIQKEINYIRSFRKETGRIVVELGLNSKLCFIQAKNNPNYAKYSILLQPYSKKENLYEIGIEEHTGNIKSLRVLTKTEAVQYENIKPHYDIAVAAASASQEPEILYDTALELYNKEQYDDALLTVNKSIVMNTQNPEYHQLKALCLAHLKQYKESTDEIKYALEMDRANPEFYEMMANNYYFLNDNENAIKNYEKAIQYDRDIIVRIYHNYIRCLIEVPNPQKAIEIYKLYHYRLGSPDGYGDDFGDFANDLVFYAGQAYQQIEDWKTALEIYDRLIVKSPDVYGYRAQRGRLYQQKGEFSAAIKDYEVALKLDPNESILLTNLALIYQQLHDYKKAEAAYNEYLSKNTGDSMQMSNYGYLLLDEELYKEAQAKFEASFKIDDKNIDTHIGRILTAHLLGENKKKKRFIEDAKSQFPEIVINAETLNTLIKTGNYYYSDKIIIIWKDAIN